One Callospermophilus lateralis isolate mCalLat2 chromosome 6, mCalLat2.hap1, whole genome shotgun sequence genomic region harbors:
- the Manea gene encoding glycoprotein endo-alpha-1,2-mannosidase isoform X3 gives MRQMHSASIGVLALSWYPPDSSDENGEATDNLVPTILDKAHKYNLKVTFHIEPYSNRDDENMYKNVKYIIDKYGNHPAFYRYKTKTGNALPMFYVYDSYITKPEKWANLLTTSGSQSVRNSPYDGLFIALLVEEKHKYDILKSGFDGIYTYFATNGFTYGSSHQNWANLKYFCDKYNLIFIPSVGPGYIDTSIRPWNSQNTRNRINGKYYEVALSAALQTHPSLISITSFNEWHEGTQIEKAVPKRTSNTVYLDYRPHKPSLYLELTRKWSEKYSKDRTTYTSDQQLH, from the exons gtGTACTAGCTCTATCTTGGTACCCACCTGATTCAAGTGATGAGAATGGAGAAGCTACTGATAACTTGGTACCAACTATTTTGGATAAAGCTCATAAATATAATCTGaag gttaCTTTTCACATAGAACCATATAGCAATCGAGATGATGAAAACATGTACAAAAATGTCAAGTACATTATAGACAA GTATGGAAATCACCCAGCTTTTTATAGATATAAGACAAAGACTGGAAATGCTCTTCCTATGTTTTATGTCTATGATTCCTATATCACAAAACCTGAAAAATGGGCCAATCTGTTAACCACATCAGGGTCTCAGAGTGTTCGCAATTCTCCTTATGATGGATTATTTATTGCACTTCTCGTAGaagaaaaacataaatatgacaTTCTTAAAAGTGGCTTTGATGGAATTTACACATATTTTGCCACAAATGGATTTACTTATGGTTCATCACATCAGAATTGGGCCAACCTAAAATACTTTTGTGATAAAtacaatttaatatttattcCAAGTGTGGGCCCAGGATACATAGATACCAGCATTCGTCCCTGGAACTCTCAAAACACTCGGAACCGAATCAATGGGAAGTATTATGAAGTTGCGCTTAGTGCTGCTCTTCAGACACACCCCAGTTTAATTTCTATCACGTCTTTTAATGAGTGGCATGAAGgaactcaaattgaaaaagctgtaCCCAAAAGAACCAGTAATACAGTTTACCTGGATTATCGGCCTCATAAACCAAGTCTTTATCTGGAACTAACTCGCAAGTGGTCTGAAAAATACAGTAAGGATAGAACAACTTACACATCAGATCAACAGCTACATTGA
- the Manea gene encoding glycoprotein endo-alpha-1,2-mannosidase isoform X2, producing the protein MYKNVKYIIDKYGNHPAFYRYKTKTGNALPMFYVYDSYITKPEKWANLLTTSGSQSVRNSPYDGLFIALLVEEKHKYDILKSGFDGIYTYFATNGFTYGSSHQNWANLKYFCDKYNLIFIPSVGPGYIDTSIRPWNSQNTRNRINGKYYEVALSAALQTHPSLISITSFNEWHEGTQIEKAVPKRTSNTVYLDYRPHKPSLYLELTRKWSEKYSKDRTTYTSDQQLH; encoded by the exons ATGTACAAAAATGTCAAGTACATTATAGACAA GTATGGAAATCACCCAGCTTTTTATAGATATAAGACAAAGACTGGAAATGCTCTTCCTATGTTTTATGTCTATGATTCCTATATCACAAAACCTGAAAAATGGGCCAATCTGTTAACCACATCAGGGTCTCAGAGTGTTCGCAATTCTCCTTATGATGGATTATTTATTGCACTTCTCGTAGaagaaaaacataaatatgacaTTCTTAAAAGTGGCTTTGATGGAATTTACACATATTTTGCCACAAATGGATTTACTTATGGTTCATCACATCAGAATTGGGCCAACCTAAAATACTTTTGTGATAAAtacaatttaatatttattcCAAGTGTGGGCCCAGGATACATAGATACCAGCATTCGTCCCTGGAACTCTCAAAACACTCGGAACCGAATCAATGGGAAGTATTATGAAGTTGCGCTTAGTGCTGCTCTTCAGACACACCCCAGTTTAATTTCTATCACGTCTTTTAATGAGTGGCATGAAGgaactcaaattgaaaaagctgtaCCCAAAAGAACCAGTAATACAGTTTACCTGGATTATCGGCCTCATAAACCAAGTCTTTATCTGGAACTAACTCGCAAGTGGTCTGAAAAATACAGTAAGGATAGAACAACTTACACATCAGATCAACAGCTACATTGA